A section of the Triticum dicoccoides isolate Atlit2015 ecotype Zavitan chromosome 7A, WEW_v2.0, whole genome shotgun sequence genome encodes:
- the LOC119332568 gene encoding uncharacterized protein LOC119332568 — MSEARSVMDAAPGGDTAPTATGHGLHGIPVLITPFHQPGGAAASTEAMRTALQGFLVLQGQGQGEAKEDERKKWFREMRGWLMVLATVAASVTYQAGLNPPGGFWQDTKEGPGGHRPGNPVLRDEHWVRYVIFYYFNATAFVTSLVIMVLLMSERFYHGEAKVVALMLTTFVDLASLVGAYIAGTTRYATSCVYIVVITCVSFICVVYIGEAMGEICAFVLKKIKCMRNLAKRKWFPVPAGVVTRSLPDEAEERRKRAARSNRPTCCLCCGQSPATSDRRDVEVQ; from the exons ATGTCCGAGGCACGGTCCGTCATGGACGCGGCTCCCGGCGGCGACACCGCGCCAACAGCCACCGGTCACGGTCTGCATGGCATCCCCGTGCTCATCACGCCTTTCCACCAGCCGGGCGGCGCCGCCGCGTCGACGGAGGCGATGCGCACGGCGCTCCAGGGCTTCCTCGTCCTCCAGGGGCAAGGGCAGGGGGAGGCCAAGGAGGACGAGCGGAAGAAGTGGTTCAGGGAGATGCGCGGGTGGCTGATGGTGCTGGCGACCGTGGCGGCGTCGGTGACCTACCAGGCCGGCCTGAACCCGCCCGGCGGGTTCTGGCAGGACACCAAGGAGGGCCCCGGCGGGCACCGGCCCGGCAACCCGGTGCTGCGCGACGAGCACTGGGTTCGGTACGTCATCTTCTACTACTTCAACGCGACGGCGTTCGTGACGTCGCTGGTGATCATGGTGCTGCTCATGAGCGAGCGGTTCTACCACGGGGAGGCCAAGGTGGTGGCGCTCATGCTCACCACCTTCGTCGACCTCGCCAGCCTCGTCGGCGCCTACATCGCCGGCACCACCCGCTACGCCACCTCCTGCGTCTACATCGTCGTCATCACCTGCGTCTCCTTCATCTGCGTCGTCTACATCGGAGA GGCGATGGGGGAGATATGCGCCTTCGTCCTGAAGAAGATAAAGTGCATGCGTAATCTGGCGAAGCGGAAGTGGTTCCCGGTGCCGGCGGGTGTGGTGACGAGATCGCTGCCGGACGAGGCGGAGGAACGCAGGAAGAGAGCGGCGAGGAGCAACCGCCCCACTTGCTGCCTGTGCTGTGGGCAGTCACCGGCGACGTCTGATAGGCGCGACGTGGAGGTGCAGTGA